The sequence below is a genomic window from Cygnus olor isolate bCygOlo1 chromosome 7, bCygOlo1.pri.v2, whole genome shotgun sequence.
TTTTGACATAATTGtgtgttcctttatttttccattagaaacAGCTGGATTTATGGTTAATATAACACAGCTCTGTGGACTCTAGACACCTTTTAATTCCTGTatgacatggaaaaaatcattctttttccaaaacgctataaaaatgttgcttacaaaagcaattttctaaaaataagtagaaaacTATTACTTTATCATATTACAGTTTATATTTGATATCACATAAAGAAATATCTCTGTATTTGTCGATATATGTACAAACAAGAAAATCGATGTATATATTGCAAACatatcaatgtatataaaataataaaacgATATCAAAAGAAATCTTGTCAAAATGGAGGAAACTTGCATTGTATATAGTTTCTTCAAGCTGGAGTTCAGAAGcttcattaatatattttttccaatttaatgTTGTTGTATCAGCAAGCAGGACCCCTAAGCTGATAGGTGACATAATGGGCTTTAAATTTAAGATCTGATTTTGAGTTCAGCTCTAGGTATGATGGAgctctgctgtttattttcactgtctGAGGGTTCAACTCCTTATACCAGGATTATGGTACAcagcatggagaaaaaaaaaaaaaaaagcatccttcaTCAAATAcgagaaaacatttaatatacCAGTCAATTACTTTCATTCCTAGAAGGGTTGTGATCTATTAGATATGGCGTAAACAGCAGCTAGCTGTGGATTATAGCAGTAGATTTCCTTAGAGAATTTCTGCTGACATCGTAGACTGTCACTGCAAAGTTTATAAAAACCGTAATCCATGCATTATTAATTCTGAATCTTTACTTTGCAGAAGTTTACACTTTTGCTGTGATAATTTTTACTGTACCCTTGATGTTGTTCCTAGAAGTCTCTCttcatgctgcagcccaggacaaAAAAGTGGGATGCTACATAGAAATGCCTTTCGGAGGACTCCTCCCTTACCTCGGGGTAGGTTCAATGGAATTACAGGACCAGCATATCAACAGCTAGAAGAGTCAAGGATCACAGACCAGGACACAATGCCTTGTCATGGGTAAGTAATAAAATAACCATAGTGAGGTAGTTTGTTAGTGAATGCTTTAGGTAGTTAACATGCTTAGCCATTTGGTCCTTCCGGCTTTATTCTAGTGTACTTTGGGTCCAGGGTTCATAGTGCTGAAAGCAGACAAATGTTTTTCGCATGCTGGCTGGCTCTCTGGAGGGTAATGTGCTTTTACCTGGCTGGCTGCTCTTCCTTAGCCTTTCAAAGCGTGTAGGAGTTGTGATCAGCACCAGCTCTAAGTGACTGGCAACACTGTACTCCACAGTACTGCTTGGAAAACAAGTTCTAGTAACTTTTGCACAGCGCTTTCTTCCATCAGTACTGGACAAATAAGAGGAAATAATTCAGAGGGCCaagtttcatgttttttaaCTAAATCTTTGTAGATTGTGTGTTTGCTGTAGACTGAAGACCAACCACGTCATATGGGTTTGTCTTtgaacacacacaaagaacccgatattcttcattttttaattcatctccAGCTGTACATAAGGTCTGAATTTCAGAAGTGCTTCTGAGCACCTACAGCTGCCTTTGAAGTCTTTTGCAATTTCCGAGTTGTTTTTCGTAATATTTACATATCCCTATAGATTTTCAAAGACTTCCCAGAATCATTGCAAACACACTACGTGTACCACTAGAAGGAATGTCTGCAGTGGGGTGTAACAACCCTGGTTTCATTTGAACATGCTAAGGATGTGCACCCAGGCAGGAAGAGGCAGGCAGCTcacttccccccagctcctctggcccctctccagcctgcagctggtgtccctgcctgtggtaCCTTGAGGGAAGGTGGTTTGCTCACTAGATCTCTTGTAGCTGAATCTGCCTAACGAAGCTGGCCACAGTAACTGGGGAAGGCAGACGAAGAGTGGGGCTTGCCTGGAtgggagaaaacaaaccagcagGAGCTTTGGGTTTCTCTAGACTTCTGCTCAAGAGTTCAGATTTGTCTCATACTTCTTTCATTTGTTGCCATTTgcttcttcaaaggaaaaaaaaaaaaaaaaaaaacttgtttattACTTCTTACAGTAAATTTACTTTGTTCATTTGTACAATAACGTATCCATGATTCCTTAAGAAAATTGCGACTCTGAACGCAAGCCTTACTGTTATGGGTAGGCTACCACATGGCAGTGTCTTGCAACACAGGCtgtgaagaaaagctgcagcctcttccaggTTGAGAAGTGAGatagaaaacacagcaaagctgTCTTGTGTGTTAGCTGTATTTACTCCTCCCTAGGAAAACAGGGTGTGATATTACAAGTATCGTCTTGCATTGGCCTATGCTTGGCCTGTTGCCACTCTGCAAAAAGGTTGATTTTTCAGCCGTGCTGTGAACCCTTCTAGCCTCAATCCCTGAAGCACTTCATCCTTATTTTCTGCACTGTGCATGTCTAGAATTTCACTTTCTTCCTACTGCCCCTAACGGTAGGACCTTTCCTCAGAAAGAGCCCTGCAAATACATCAGCAGGTGCAGTAGTGACAGGCAGTCACAGCAGTATGTGTCTGTCACAGGTATGGTACCAACATCCTTAAACCAGTCCGCATGAGaagtaattataaaaatgtcaATGTTAGTCatgaaaataaaggcaaatcTTTGATCTTGCTTTATTACAGTGTTTCACTAATGATGGCTTTTACtaaaaagaagtctttaaaGAGAGTAACAATGCTTTTTGCATGTGACACAGTAATGAAACACTCTTCAAccaaaatataaatacacaaCTTATgtctgaacaaaaataaaaattgattcgctaattctgctttctgtgaaattctTCTAACCAGAACAGTTTTTCCCCAAATCTGTTTCTTACCATCTGAGTATCCCCCAGTTTCAGACTGTTGGTGTTCTCAATAGTTTTCCAGCCCATCTAAGCAGGTTCCCTGCCCCTGCAGAAGCTGTGGtccttttgctgctgtgagGAAACACCAGCTCTCATTATTTGCAAATCTAACATTTGCAGAGTTCAAGTCAAATACAACTGATACCAGTCAATTTATCAGTATGCTActcaaagcagaagaaaaacctgCTTGAAATAAGGGgcttaaggaaaacaaaccatcTCCATGGCACTCGCTTTTCAGAGCCTGATGAGCATCTCAGGGTGCCACCAGTATGCACGCAGGGAGGCGGACAACATTTTGAGCCCGTGCTTTCAGTGACAGTTGTTTGCATTACTTGGTGTTAGCTGCTAGGAGTAGTGTCCTGTGTCTGCAAATGCGTATTTATACAGGTATAAATGTGTTTACAGATACCCAGTGTGTGATATGTACCGGTAGACATACAGGTGCATGTGCTGACAAGGCCGAACTGAAGCCTGTTAATGCCACTGCAATGACTCCCATTCATCACAATGGACTTGGCCATCAGGCGTATGCAGTGAGCACCTACAGCAGTAGGGCTTACAGCAAAGCTGCTTGTGCTGTGCTGAGTAAAAcccattttgtattttaagttctGATCCCTTCTGTCTCACTTTAATGTCTATTTTAAGGGGCAGTATAATTATTATACTTCTTTCAGCTTCATTCTTTGATGCAAACTCTGGAAAACTGTGTAACCGATATTTACTGTTGCAGATTTAtatatgtttgcattttttattttgcttggagGAAGGGTGGACAGAGCTGCACTTTGAAGTACATACATACGCTTGAATTTAGtcagacagaaaatgtttttgtttttttttttttcagataaaaatggTACAAATATCTTTCTTAAGGGAAACTATAGTTCTGGGAAAGtttaattacaggaaaaaaagtaattatggTTCTGCACTTATAAATGCTTATTGAAACTTAAGACTCAATCTATTGAAAACAGCAACAGTCTGGTGTCACAAGTAGAAACATGGACCCATTTGTAACCTAAAGCTGGCTCTCACATGGCTCAGAAGTCATATCCCTACTAGTTTAACACGTCGCTTATTACACACTATATGCTTTAATTCAACCTCAGTCCTCCTTTGAAAGCTCTATGAGCAAAGGACAGAAACATATAATTCTGGCACAAATTTGGTGCATTGATCAAAAAAATCTATGGAAATATGCCAGGCATTATGTTACATGTTATTGTTGCTGCCAATTAGTTTTCAAAATACCAAGAACAATTGAATCCCTTTTGTGGAACTgcaaaatgttactgttttctcACCAAACCCATTCAGATAATTCCATCTTTTCTTAGTTTTGCTCATACATCATCCATATAATAAATACATCCATTGCATgtgaaattcattaaaaaaattcactCCCTTTGTTTTCAGGGTGCAGCCCAGAATATATTTAGGGCCTGAATTACCAAAAAAGGGAATATCGCAGCTGATGAGATCCCTCCAGCTATAGTCGTTTGAACAATTATATAATAAGcaaatgcaaaggaaacaaGAATGGGCACAACCCACAGgtctgcactttttttccttttttttttttttttttcagttgtcctCCCTCTGGAATACTTTTGCTGCTCAGTTTTTCATTCATACTGATTCttaaaaactgtttgaaaaggCCCTTGGTAAATGGCTAGAAGTGTGTCTAAGCAGAGAACAAACATAATTAACCAAAAGCTGAGTCCCACCTGGTTCGGCCATAAAACATGTATAGCATGTACAAGAAGCACTGTTGCATATCCTCAAAAGCCACTTGCTTCATTATTCCCCTTGGTCCCACTTCCCAAAGCAGTATCTCATTCCATCAGATAGCAACAAGGATCACAACGCCTCCTCCTTATCAGAGCTCCCAGCTGTGGTTTATGGtctgctggggaggctgctgcagagctttaGTGCAGCGGCTGCACAGCAGTGCATGCGTGCACGTGTCTGGGCTAATGTGTCGAGCAGTTGTACAAACACACTGCCACCATAGATGAGCTAATTACAAGTCAGCGGCGCTCTACTGGAAATGAGCCTAAAGATATttactcctctttttttctgtctgacagCTTACCAGGAGGATGGGGCCAAAGGAAACCTTTCCACTTAATTAGCACTGTACGCTAATATCAGACTGCAGCTGTTTTGTACGCTTTAATTCCTGTTCCTAAGTTCTCTTTCTGCTAATGCCAAAAGAAGCAAGGCACATGTGAATAGGATATCCCTGGGGGAGGTCCAGCAGGTTTAAgcaacattcagaaaaatatgcttGATGTATAAACTCAAACACCTGCCTGATGCTAGATCCAGACGTTGCTTTCCTTCACCAAGGATACAACATGTTAGATTTCATCATTACCTGGCCCTATTCAATAGTGATATGATCTCAAAACTGATGATACATAAAATATGATCCAGTGAGGAGGTGATGTCTATGGTTCTCGGTAATCATGACTAGCAGAAATACTCTTACAGCACTGGATTTCTACTCATACTTCTGAAttggaaacatctttttttttggtattgtttcctttatatttagcatacttttcatttctggctttttaagtatttcttataaatgaaaacattttctgatatGACTAATGAATTTGGCTGtgaagcaaaatggaaatgtcGATGAAAATTCAAAGTTGCCTCACCATAAAAGAAATCATACTATGACATGTGTTAATGGAGGATAAgtgatttttcttgaaataaaggTGAATAACATTTTCCAGGGCACAATGTATTATTTCCAGATGAGACTTAAGAAACCAAATCATATCAACATAGGCAGTATGGGTGATTGAAAAGAACGGCACATTTTTCAGAGGTACAATGCACTTAGATGCTCTGAGTGTTTGAAGGGGACTGCATGTGTTTCCATGCAAATAAAGAGACCAACTGGATTTTGTTTAAAgttctttttgttctgcatcTTTTTACATGTTTTCCTGAAATAGTGATTTGACATTGAGAGTTTTGATGTTCAGGAAAGCATCAATCCATTTGCCCGGTTATGAATGAAGGAATGGGATTTcaaatttgatttgaaaaatagTAATGATAATAATCATACAGTGTAACTCATGCAAGCATTTAGAAAGCAATTGTCATTATTCTCATGTACTGGTGGGGAAAATgggacagagagaaaagcagtggtTTGCCACAGGCAATAAAAGCCAGGTCTCCAGAGTCTGCTGTTTTCCCCAGGGCCATACTAGCACTAAGTGCTCCtagtgtgaagaaaaaaaaaaaaaaaaaaaaagccatgtatCTTTCCAGCACAGCTCGCTGACTCTCATACAACATTCCTCTGGGTCACATCTGACTGCCCAATGTGCAAcataacctttttctttttattattcttttcaggTATTCATCCAGTGGTTTAAAAACTCCTCAGAATACTTCAATAAATATGCAACTGCCTTCAAGAGAAACAACCCCTTATTTTAATAACGTGGATCAGAAGGACTTGGTCGGATATTCATCTTCAAGGGCCAACTCAGTTCCCATCATCCCGTCTGTGGGCTTGGACGAAGCCTGcatgcaaatgcaaaatgtttctgaagtaaCAGGCATCAAATGGTGCAAAAACTCCTATTCAGCTGAACTTGTCAATGTGAGTTCCCCAGTCAGTAATTGTCTTATAGCAGAACAACACGAAGTAAAAATATTGCTAGAAACTGTGCAGGAGCAGATTCGGATTCTGACTGACGCGAGGAG
It includes:
- the NRG3 gene encoding pro-neuregulin-3, membrane-bound isoform isoform X3 — translated: MESEEVYQRQVLSISCIVFGIVVVGMLCAAFYFKTKKQTKQIHEQLKETQNRKTYSLNASSMMAKSECMAQSRVQLQNYSKPDRHPGPVLDKVMESSFSGPQSFPEALSPDRGTQPIKQHRSLSSCCSPGQKSGMLHRNAFRRTPPLPRGRFNGITGPAYQQLEESRITDQDTMPCHGYSSSGLKTPQNTSINMQLPSRETTPYFNNVDQKDLVGYSSSRANSVPIIPSVGLDEACMQMQNVSEVTGIKWCKNSYSAELVNVSSPVSNCLIAEQHEVKILLETVQEQIRILTDARRSEDYELASVEAESSVSENTAFLPMSPMAKSEREAQFVLKNETQRDSVLTK